One part of the Cyclobacteriaceae bacterium genome encodes these proteins:
- the mnmD gene encoding tRNA (5-methylaminomethyl-2-thiouridine)(34)-methyltransferase MnmD has translation MIEIILTRDGSQTLRNTELNETYHSIHGALQESQHVFIQQGLEYKLKQHLPRLAILEVGFGTGLNAWLTAQKIWGREDLVSYVSLESFPLDHALWSKLNYASDPKGLELFEKVHSATWDEPVLVTPNFSLHKIKSTLQQANLSSAAFDLIYFDAFAPEKQPEMWTLPSLEKVVAAMKPDAAFVTYCAKGQVKRDLKSLGLVVETLPGPPGKREMIRAIKG, from the coding sequence ATGATAGAAATCATCTTAACAAGAGACGGATCGCAGACACTGCGGAATACTGAACTAAATGAAACTTATCATTCCATTCATGGTGCCCTGCAGGAATCACAGCATGTTTTTATACAACAAGGTTTGGAGTATAAGCTGAAACAACACTTGCCACGGTTGGCCATCCTTGAAGTAGGCTTTGGTACCGGTTTAAATGCGTGGCTTACCGCGCAAAAGATTTGGGGAAGGGAAGATTTGGTTTCCTATGTTTCCCTTGAGTCTTTTCCGCTGGATCATGCCCTCTGGAGTAAACTGAATTATGCCAGCGATCCGAAGGGTTTAGAGCTTTTTGAGAAAGTCCATAGCGCAACATGGGATGAACCGGTTTTGGTTACCCCGAATTTCAGTTTGCACAAAATCAAGTCGACCCTGCAACAAGCGAATCTATCTTCAGCAGCATTTGATTTGATTTACTTCGATGCATTTGCTCCGGAAAAACAACCTGAAATGTGGACACTTCCATCCCTGGAAAAAGTCGTTGCGGCAATGAAACCTGATGCAGCGTTTGTAACCTATTGTGCCAAGGGCCAGGTAAAGCGTGACCTGAAAAGCCTGGGATTGGTGGTTGAAACATTGCCCGGCCCTCCGGGCAAACGGGAGATGATTCGGGCCATAAAAGGGTAA